The DNA sequence TCCATCATACCTTTTGTaattaatcaattaatcaaCTCTCTAAGAATTTATTGTAATGTCTTATGAAATAGTTTAAAAGGTGAAAATGAAACATCAGTATTTGTagtcatttaaaattaaattaaagtttaAATATTACAGAAAACTTTAAGAAAATAAAGTGGGAGGCTGAATATAATGATTATTTGATTAATTATTTCTGCAGCTTGTGTGTCTGAGTGAACTTGCATGTTTGtacatttatgtgtgtttgtgtgtgtgtgtgcgtgtgtgtgtgtgtgtgtgtgtgtgcatgtgttgtgtgtgcatgtgttgtgtgtgcgtgtcctgACGCCATCAGCTACAGTAGGTAACCCTGAGTGCCTTACACTGTACAGGACACGAAGATGACCTCTCCCTCTGAGACAATCAGAGCGCGCACACattgaccatcatcatcatcatcatcatcatcatcatctccatcaccCACGCCTCCTTCCTCACCCACTTCCTCTGGTTGGTTGACAGTGGAAGGCGATTGGTAGCTACTCGTGTCATTTTCACTCACCTGTTGTCTTCTGTTGTACATTATGGCTCTGTCATTGTGTATATGACCCATAAACTTTCTGGAAAAAACTCCTCTTGTTCACATCATTTTTCCACTCTCCTCATTGCGCTTGTACCCCCAACTGTGACCACTAAGTAGCGCTGTTTAACGTCACACCATTAACGTTGTGTCAGTTGAACGAGTTCATGCTTGTGTGGGTGTTCGTCTGTGATCGTCTGGTATAGAGCGTGTGCGTGTCCTTTGTCTCCTATAGGAAATTTACTCATTTGTGCACATTTGGTCAGATTATTCCCCAAAATTAATTGTCCTCCCATTACTCATTCTGGAGCATTTTAATAGGGAAGAACACATTTAAAAGGTGTTGTTTTGGTCTATATATTAAATTTATCTGTTGGTGATTTAGGCTTGAAAAAtgtgacaagaaaaaaaatgatagaTTTTTAATGGTTGATCCCTTGCAATGGTGCTGCAAAACTTTCAAATATTGAATACATTCAGCATTTTGTGCTAATTCACTGGGTAATCCGGGTTAGTTGGAATATGAAGGGAGAATTTAAATTATAACAATGTCAGAGCATTTAAAAACTAGTCATTATTCTACTTATTAGCTGAAATGGGCCTTTATTTTAGAGGAAGTGCGTCCGTAAGTTTCGATACATTTTGCCAAATCAAACCCTAAATCGGCTTCTCGCCACTAGATGTCACTAAATCCTCCACATTCATCGATTTTGACTGTTTCAAGCACCTGATCCATAAGTACAGGCTCAGTGTTTCTGTGTTGATTTACAGTAAATGGATCGTGTCTCCTGTTGTAGCCATGGCAACCCTCAaggtccctctctctgtttccgTCTCCCTTCATttgttccatcatcatcatcatcatcatcatcatcatcatcatcatcatcaacaacaacaacgtctTTAGAGACCAAAGATCTGTCGACGTCAGcgtctctggagctgcaggcagaTCAGCCCCAAAACATTTCAGCACATGTGACGAAGCAGGAGAATAGTTTGAGATCAGATTTTTGGATTTGTGAGCAAAGATTGGACATTCTGTCAACACTGGCTGAGCAACATTTCCATCTCTTCTCTGGTGTCCACAAAGATGTTCAGTTAAAGAGACTTTTGGTGGCATCACAAGTCTTTGCTCGCATGAGATGGAATGTTTTGGGCACTAAAACATCCCTCCAATCAGTGCAAACCATCCACTGCTCGACCCAGTAGAACCAGAACCAGTGCCACAGTAGAAAAACCATCCAGGATTCACTTAAGACGAGgaaaaagagtttaaaaaaaaacaaaaaaacttacATGGCAGTTCAAGATAAAAGAGAAGTATTTAATTACAGATTTGCATGTGCAATGTGCATGCCATTATGTGGGGTAACAAGTCAACttcaggaatttaaaaaaataaatataatgaaaaaaaaagtatatatgtaaaaatatatatagagaTAGATGTTTTTAAGAGCAacgtgtttccttttttcttctatttttaagagcaaaaaattaataaaaaacgAATAAAAAGTAAAtcttcatttaaaatggaaatgactTTGGTGATGAAATCAAAGAATGTTTGTTTGTTATACTTGCCAGTTATTTCACGGGGGATACCACGGGGGAACAAGGATAGGTTACACTTAAACgttaccaaaaaaaaaggggggggggggagaaatgtTTAAAAGCGGGGAGATAGAACACAAAAACCTTTTCCTGGATGATGAAAAACAATTCCTTTGAGAGTAAGGAGCtgcctgaatctgaatctgatcATGTTATTCCCGTTTCCGGCTATGAAAtcccttctctctctgtgtctgacCATCTCTTCTTTCTCTATCTATCTCTGCTGTTTCTACCAGTGCATTTTGTAATTTCAAACAGAACTCTTCCTAAAGAACCTGAATAAACCAGAGAGAATGCATTCTAACCATTCCTCCGTGTGCTTTCTTCATTCATTCCGGTGGAGAATGCGTCATTTTTAGATGCAGTTGTTCATTTTCTCCTAAAGGGGCAGAATTTCACTGGTTAAGAACGAGGAAGCTCAAATGGAAAATATCCCGCTTTTCAGCACTCATTTAAGCGTCACACAGGGAAAACTTGACTCAGGAGAATTTAGGATGACCCTGAATACCAGCTTTGAATGTGTGCAGCACCTTTGCTGCTTTGTGTTGAACAGTTCAAATCAGCACACTAATCCCAGTAGACAGCCCAGTAGTCAGTAATCGTTAGCCAGTGTTTCTCAGGTTCCACATGTTTCACAGGTATCACATTGTTATTTCTTTTGaagtaataataatgttttaaaatatttaagttCAATCATTCTGAAATGTAACAGTAAAAACCAATGTCCCCTTTGTGTTTATTGGCAGCATGCCTGATTTACTGTGTGGCTCTACTCAAGCTAAGAGACATTAAAGTGCTCGGCACGTGCCAACATCTCTATAATCTATATTCTTCCTCAGTTTAATCCTCTGTTGTGCGCTGAGATCTGCtcacaaacaaaacagggaTCATGTTACCCATCAGGAGTCAGACTACTTGGAGAAGGCAGGAAATAGTGAACCATAGTGAGGAGCAAATAATGTAACATCAGAGGAATGTGGCAGAAATTATTTGGGAAATTTGGAATATTGCAGTTTAAAAATTTATTTCATCACAAATTTAACCCCTAAAGACAGAATTAATCTGCTCCAAACACACATTATTCCTACCAGTTTTAATGCCAATATTCTAAAAGATGCTGACAGATGATTTGTTAGATTCAGTCCTTCCCATCAAAGTACAAAAGAAATGTTAGTGCAGCGCCTTTGAGCTGAATCCTcccagaagagaagaaaattaaagacacaatgcagcaaaaaaaaacaaccacctcCTCAGTCtggctccatcctcctccctgtctACGTCTGTGGctgcgtcacacacacacatcctgcactTCCCCCTCTCTGCTTTTACGTTTTATTGACATCCTTCCTCTCTTTGAacagctgctcttcctccttacTGGTCTGCACATCCatatatctgtctgtctgtctcatacctccctccctccctacacacacacacacacacacagacaacacatACACACGGGGTGATATTCTGAATTGGATCCAAACACAGTAAAACATGTGTCTTGATATGATTTTTGTAATGCAATGTAATTATTTTTGGgctttaaattacatttaaaagcaTTACCTCTGTTTTTTAGACTGCCTATTGCatcatgagcacacacacacacacacacacacacacgcacaaacacccCTACGGTGCCAGATGCGTGAGAGGGATCTGCTCTCTTGTATCCAGCCTTAAAATAGACTCCACCTACACTTTCTGTAGCCTGCGTATCACTTCCTGTCTATgcagtgcccccccctccacacacacacacaaacacacacacagattcacatTTAGACAATCCTCTACTGTAAGGAAACACCTAGCACAATGTCATTATAAGACATGAGGTCATGTGGTCACAGCCTGTTGGCTTGTGATCCTCTagtgatcacacacacaagcacacacaataATGACTTCCGTTAATTTACAAAGAAGCACAAAGATTCTTCTGCCTCCCCTAATCACATGTGCAACAGACTTCCTGTTACTAAGGAACACACACTCGGAGACCCCTGAGGCCAGCAGGGAATGATTCGGATTGGCTCCTCATTAATCTTATGAATTATCAGGTTTAAATTCGTACATAAATGTGTGGAATGGGAATGAAACGTGGCCAGTACATCTAGAACCCGTCTGACTGGCCACTCAGGGGTTCTGACTTGGCCAGGTCAACACGAGCATGCTGTCTGTGCGCAGATGCTTCTGTTCTGCCTGTCTTTTTTTAGTTGTGCGCTGTTTGACGTCACCACGCCTGGTCGGCCTCTGCGCTCTGCATCTTAATCAGGCTGCCACTCGTTCCTGCTGCACTGGAATCCTTCAGCCCGCATTTCTACACACTCAGCTGCATATTCAGAAAATATAGAGCAGAATATGTATACATATTACATTAGTTTACAATGTCAGTGGGTTTAGAGttgtttaaatgtattaaatttGAGAGTATGAATATTGTAAGCTTTGATTCAGGGTGTCAGAACATTTTGGGTCACAATAATATAGcgccaggtggaggaggtgtttTCAGGAGCACCCCAGCGACCGAAACTCGCCCCACTGGGTGAGGAAGGTCGGACCGATTGTAACTGGGTGGCAGAAGGCACAACAGTCAGACCAGACAACAGTCAGACTTGATTTTGCTGATTACAGTTATGTCGCTCATCCGTCCTTCTCTTCATGGGATGAATAATAACACtgtgagctaaaaaaaaaaaaaagaaagaaagaaagaaagaaagaaagaaagaaagaaagaaagaaagaaagaaagaaagaaagaaagaaagaaagaaagaaagaaagaaagaaagaaagcttcATACTCTTAAAGGTGGGTGAGTTTGATTCCTAAACCTGTTTATGCTCTTTGATTCGAGCACCGCTGTACTCTCCAAGGACAGGTTATGTCCATTAGAGGCTGTGGAGAACATTGTGTACAGCAGCGCTGTTGTGCCGTCGGGCTGCTGCCGTCGGACAATGAACGCTGCTCAGCACTTAAAGGGACAGTCCAGGCCACACTAGacacatctgtcctctgttgGGGGGTTTTGAGATGGAAAATCTTTCTGATTAAGTAATAGTTCTCACATGAACTGTGAATTATTATCAGGATTAACATAACCAATCACCcaactgaactgaagaagccttctggatagaaggcgaaacgtcttcaagagaagaaacccagtccagttgacagagaaaactaccttggatacaatgacctggatgactgagaatttacgcAGACATAACCAATCACCTTGAAATATTGAAAAGATGGAATCTGCTatgttttttaatgcatttgtgGCAACgtgttttgcaatatttgcaTTTTGACTTTAATGAACTGAAAAAAAGATTGATATTTTTGCCCCTTTCAATGCTGAGACAGTGACACAGACGAATAGAGAAATGCAGTCGACTTGGACATTTTAAACCTTTTAGCCACAGCCCACTAAGATGCTAGCATTTTTGCATCAACATGTGGTTGGGAATCTGAAGAAGGGAAGCTCCACCTGATTGGCTTAATGATCTGCGCTCACTGTGGCATTTACCCGGCATGGGTTCATTCACGTCAgacctttttttgtgtgtgtgttaatcgCACAATGACTAATGGCTGGATGTGTAACCGTGGTGACTCCGATTTCTGCCACTCTGGACACGCGTTTTCTCCTCTGCGGGAGGAAGATGTGGCTCATTTGGTGTGGGCTGGTTCTGTTTAAACTAAGGCTCCCGCCACCTTCATATGATGGCACACCTTCAACACGATGTCATGAAAATGAGTCTCTGATTGTCAACATAATAAACAGCATTATGGCCTGAAGATGAATTATCGTTTCTGCTTAAAGAATTATTAATCTGCCATATTAAAACTGAACTCCCTTTTTGACCCAgaatcccccaccccccatgcgAAGACAGTGACGTGGGGCAGATCATGCAAATAGATGTGCGAACACGATAGAGATTAATTTTGaaagtcacacttttttttctgcctttggAGATATAAGAGATAATCATTCATCTCccttccttttaaaaaaagaataaagaaataaatttgAAAGAGAAGAGTGTAATTTGTATGGTTTTATAGGCATTTTGCTCCACGGTGTCATAGTTTTAGGTTTCTTTTTCAAcaatatttaaaaacatttattgcACTAATATTGATAGCTGTGACTTCCCCACTGGCTGACATGACATAATCTTTGCTTTCTGTGAGGTTCTGGGTACTTTTAAACTTGTTTGACGGGACTTTTGACTGTTttctctgatgacatcatggtGAGTGTCACATGACTCAAAAACTTCCTGCTTTGAATGTGTGTCGCTTGGCTAAAGAAGCAGGAAATGCATTACATTAAAAGATCATACTACACAAATAAATGGGACAGGATAGTTTTTTTGTGACAAACTCTCACTTCCCGACTGTTGGACAGGACAGTTTCATTAAACCTTTTGATCTCTTTTGGTTACGATTAAATATCAGtaggtttttaatttaaaaaaaaaagaaaaaaggaagaagtgAAGATGAAAAAGTGAAACCCTCAAGACCAGCTCATAAGATTCATCATCGCgtcatcatttcctgtcaggaagctgctcctgcaactgatgatgatgatgatgatgatgatggtggtggtggtggtggtggagacaCCCTCCTGGGGCTTTAAATGCTACCGGCTGGTCTTTATTTGTCCCTGTGATGTTACATAATTCTTTTCTTAACCTTCTACTGAAACAGTGTCAGGATGTCTCAGCTGGGAGTCAAAGAAGGAAGGACACAAATCACAGTTTCGACGCAATCCACAGGAAGTAGATgaaaactggtgtgtgtgtttctactcATGTGTGTGGGTTTGAATCTATGTCTTAGCATAAGCATGAGATTAGTGGCAGCTCGCCAGACTGGTGCTGGGTTGTACCAACCTCCCCCAAGAACTGACCTCGTGAACGTGGCCTAATATAGAGAAACAGCAGTGTTGCAGACACATGTTCAACTCTAATATGTTAAAGAAAAGAGATAAAAATGGACTTCAACCATTGTACAAGTATACGGTTGAGTAAACGTATTTAAGAAGAGATATAATAAAAATCAACGGATTTTAAAATATAGTACAGAAGGTTAGATGTTTGTAGCTCAAAATAACTGGAAGTGAACataggaagagaagaaagagatcACAACCAAGCACCattaaatatgtttattttaaaaaaaatacacaatattttaaaaagcagcaggTCACATTTTTTCACAGGTTAGAAATGAATGATGACCTTCTAACATAAAAACAGTTTGAAACACTGTTGTCGCTGTTATCAGAGCACCATGTCAACATATGGGACAGACCCAATGCAGTAGTACTGATTTGTCAAAGTCCGCAACAGcagcattgtgtgtgtttgtgagtgtgtcaTTCCACAACTGACCAATAATCAAGTGGTGAGGTCCCCACAAGAACCGCAAATATTACAACGGGGAGAATTTTTCCACTTGCAGAGACATTTCAGACTGATATCCCGGTTTAAAGGCAGGAAACTCCCCGGAACATCAGCTatacgtgtgcgcgtgtgtgtatgcggTCGCCGCTTCTCGTGACTCACATCGTTCAGTGCTGATTCACGGACACACACTTTGAGTCAGCGGTTTGTGTTCGAACTCATTCTGAGTGAAGGTGAATCACCGGGAAAATGAAACGTTCCGTCTCTTCCTCAAACTTTGCCGCCTGAcagtttcttctccttctctgcgtCTCCGTCTGGGCTCATCTGGCCCGCATGATCGGCCGGTAAGCGCGCACCCTGGTGCCGGGACCCTCAATGTAGGTCACCTGCTCGGTGCGTCAGGGATCAAACATCCCTTGCGGGTTAGGTTCCGCTCCAACGTCCCATTGGAGGCTATTTCTAACCTCCATCTGTTCAGAAGGCAGGTATAACCCGATTTAAAGACAAGGCGGTTAGGGAGTCCGCGGCGCGACAGCTGCCCACCGGGGTCGCATACCTCTCCTCCCCGGGCTCCAGCCTCGCCCTTTTGCTGGGAAGGAAGTCCGGCGCCACCGAAGTCTTACCCCGGCGTTTCCTGGAGTGCCTCGATGGACTCAAATTCTCTTTGTCCTCATTGACTTCATCGTCCAGCCTATCGTTAATTGGCTCGGTGGCACAGGGCTCCGACTGGGGCTCGACATGGGGCGCAGGCTCGGTTTGTTCCGCTGGGTTGGAGCCGGTGTCCATGGGCTCCTCTGGCGCTTGGTGCGCGCCGCTGGTCCCCTCGTTTTCTCGGGAAGAGTGATAGATATCCCGGGCACTTCGCATAACCATAGACAGGAGAAGGCTCCGATGAAGCCTCAGCCCTCCTCGCTGGGTCCTTGAGGCGTACAACTTGCTGATCGACACTGCCAGGATTCGTCTGGCTTCGGCGTTGATGTCCATCGCTGTTGTGGCGCTCATTTTCTTCGTGCGTAATAATGCGTTTTGGCACAGTGAGTGAAGGCTCCACAAGTAGACGAACTCCGGACTTTTCTGTCCTGGCTGGACTTCTGGCTGTGGTCGAATCGGCAGCTGCACTCAGAAATGAGAGCGTGCGACGAGCGGGGCGGcgttttatttcctctttgacGTAATGTGGACTTCATTCCTCAGTTAGCGACAAGCAGGCGCCGCCCACACCTGctgcacccctccccctccacacacacacacacacacacacacacacacacacacacacacacacacacacacacacacgcacgcacgcacgtacacaaacacacagataaaacaccatctgttcttttttttctgtattaACTCTTTCTTAATATTTCTGCATTAAGCGACTTATTGAACTCAACATAAATGTTATtgataataattaatatttgGGTTTTGATGTGACGTAAGCTATACCTGCTACCTGAATAAGTTAGAAAACAATTTATTAAGAGAAACCTGTAGACGgaatttaaatatttcatatgGTTTCAAAGCTGAAAGTTAGGTTTCGCATCAATATCAAGTGGGcaatattgtttttattataaGGAGTTAAGTTAAGTAATTATAAGTGGGTTAGTCTTCCAGGAAGGATCTCCACAACGAGAACGGGAAGTTGTTCTGTCTGAGGAAGTTAAAATGGTCCATTTACAAAGAAAGTAAGCTCACATCACACCGTGTTTACATTCTGGTCAGAAAAAAAAACGCTTCAAAGAATTTACGTAGGAGAAGCAAGAGTCTCCTATTTCACTGGACAACGTCACAGGCTGTGCCTCCATATATGGTCTATCCGGTAGTAAATTCCCGTGGGGACGCGCAGTGTGGAAAAGCCATGACGCGAACGCGCATCCGCAGGCCCCTCCCCGCCTGCTGAGTTCACGCAGCTGTTACGTCACTCGTGCACCATATATGGAAGCGTCAGCAATGTAAATTACCGACTGATGCGGATGTTGAAATGCAGACGACTGTACGTCCAGTTACCCAGGTGATACCTTCACTAACTGTTGGAAAACGCTCCATATGTGTGCAGacaatttatttttctttgaaagTTATATTTAAAGTTAAGAAATCGATATGTGTAATCAGCTGCAATGCTATGTACCCGTCTTCACTTAACTGTTATCAGTATATCCAGTAGTTTAGATGCAGAACAACAAATCCAGTTTGTTTTTAGTTATGGGACGTTTTTCAACTGTCTTATAATTTATTAGAGGATCTTTTCAATCGTACATTAACTCATTTTTTAACACTTGTTCCAATAAAAGCCAAGATACAGTTACACTCTGTATCCAAACTGTGTATAATAATTATTTTAGAGTTCTAAACACAGACATTGTGGCTCTTTTGTAGGGCTATTACAACAAGCCCTTTGGTGAGGTTAGTTATAATAAACTCCCAGTTATAGTACAGCCATTTTTGTCAGCTACACCATGTTTTAATACTGATTTATTTCTACTTGTTTTTATGTTAATCTCAGGCAAGCTTATTGTTTGCTTCAGTATAAAATTACAACAAAttttagacaaaaaaaagtctcttGCTTTGTACCATAAAGTGTTTTTCTTACCAGAGTGACTCTTCTGTCACTGGATAACTGACAGAGGGCAAATTACACTTGTTATCAGGAAGACCGGCTGTCCCTCCTCTGAGCTGTGTGATGCTGTCAAAACATGCGagctgtaaccatggaaacctcTCCCATTGCTCCCCACAACATGAACATGGCTTCAGAAACACTGTGAAGAATGCAGAATGTATTTTAATGGGAGTTAAGCTACCCGGCTAACTCAATCACAGACTGCTGTATGTAGGCCCTACGCTAAAATCATTACACATTATTGTCCAAATGGAGCTTTTGAGTTTGTTTCAAGttttaatgtgcatgttttcaaGTCAAACAACTCTGAAGCAACATGCAGCCATCTCAGGTCTGTGCTGAGTTTGTCTCTATGGTGACTCAGTGTTATGTGTTATGTGTTATATGATAGTACTTACACTGCATCTGCCCCAAGGCcaaatgggtgtgtgtgtgtgtgtgtgtttgtgtgtgtgtgtgtgtgtgggtgtgagagagggagagagagagagagagagagagagagagagagagaagggtgGGACCTGCAATTTGCATTATTTCCCTCTGCAGTAACACTGTTTAGTCGGGCTGCAGAATGACCTACTTGCTAAAATATGACCTTTCACATTGATAAATTGTGGCAACTGTTGACAAAGTAAACAATAAACAGTGTCAAGATTGATTAaaagatttagattttttttcatattGTATGTGGTGTGTGTAATAACATAAACCTATATTCGTAATAATTTCTAATAAACTAATGATGTAAGGCGATATCAGTTGAAGGTAAACTGCTGTGAATTGGTTCTGGTCGCCTGTCCCTGCAAGAATTCTTGCGAATTACGTCCATGATGTAAAACCTCTACCAGCAGATTGAGGGCTTACTCAGGATTTTccattgtgttttttcttttcagtgcaCCAAATGGGGATCTGAATTTgcctaaatttaaaaaaaggtcaacCCTTTCTGGAGCACTGAAGGCATGATGATGCAATGGATGACGATTTCTATTTATAGACTGTGTTTGCCTCTGAAGGCCTCTCTGGCTAGGTTAACTTTCATTGTGCTACTGCTTCACCCTCTTTAAAAATGACTACATTTTCCCAATGAGGCGGTCAGAGAAGAGCAGATATCCAAGATAAAACCACCTTTCCATTTTAGATGTTTTTTATTAAGCTTTCACATGATcatattgtgtgtgtgattgtgttctTTTCTCCAAATATTTCAAGTTTGATTTGTAGAGATACTGgttttcaatttattttcatttcatgttAGACAAATTGTAATTCTTGAAGAGAATTAGTAGAgggcaacaaaaacagcaaaaggatAAAGATAAACATTGGATCCCCCTTTCATCCATTCATTGTTAAagcattatttttaaaaaaaatttcccCAGAACTGATCTATTGACTTTAGACAGGCAGAGTAATGTGTTGAGTGTGTGAACATGGATGTTTGTACTGTGACTGACTGTGAATTTTCTCAggacaggaagggaggaggagtgaagaaggtgaagagggcgggggagggacaggaaggcaggaaggaattGCAATGGACGGGTGGGTAAGGTTGAGAGAAACCCCCACAGGAACAGAGAAAGAATGAAtgggaggagcaggaaggaaaatgtaCAAATAGAATTTGCTGAGCATGCAAGTTTCTTTACCCAGCAGCAATCAAAAATTCAAATGGTAATTATTGTGATTCAATATCATATCAGAAATATCACACTTTATCtgatatgtatgtatgtatgtatgtatgtatgtatgtatgtatgtatgtatgtatgtatgtgtgtgttggtgtgtgtgtatagcattatttttaaaattataattaattatttaatagaattaattattaattattattaattactgAATTTACTGAATTAATAACTGAGGAGGTAAGGTCTGACAACCTCAGCTGTACGTAACTGGCTCAAAACCGAACTGTCCTAAAAGTTTAAATGGAAGATAATGTAGGTCAGATTATGCCATATGAACTTCTGCATTCccccaaatgtaaatatttactCATTCTGTAAGCAGACTTCAGAGCAAAACCCTCTGTACCGCAGATTCCTGCAATTTACCGTAAAGGTTGTCCATGATTGCGCagctgtcaccatggcaactaaTCTTATACAGATGTAAACTGCACCTTAACTCCACTTCTGCCAACACGCATCCGGCTCGTTTATTGAAGCCATATTTATttcggggggggtgggggctttaTGCGTGAGCCAAGTTTTCATCATCTGGGACTGAAGAAAGacttaattttgtttttatccttgAATAACTATCGATTTATACATCGATGACGTAGTGGCTCGTCACTCGCTGCCTTCTGCGCATGCGCGAGCTAGAAGCGGAAGAACGCAACATGTCTGTAGAAGATCCGTTTTTCGTGGTCAAGGGGTAAGAAATGAACAGAATAAGTCATTCGGTGCTGAGTTTCTTCGCGCGGGTTTATTAAAGTAGAAACCTGGGTTTGAGAAGAACAGTGAGTTTGGTGTTTACCTGACGTGTAAGTCTTGAAACATTTGCAACCTTGGCTAATCGGCTAGCTGAAGCTAACTAGCGTCCACGCTAGTAATTGCACCGTGACAGCCAGTGTTGATGTATGGCAGCAGACTTCGTCTCTGCACCTTGTTATTACTGATAATTGTTTGTTTAAACTCTTACAATGTGAAACTGGTGATTGGCTCAGGTGTCCCGCCGTTGATATCGTGATGTGAAGTTAAAGAAGGATGCAAAGtgtagcttgtgtgtttgttttggtgatgCGATGGCGAGT is a window from the Takifugu rubripes chromosome 17, fTakRub1.2, whole genome shotgun sequence genome containing:
- the ier2b gene encoding immediate early response 2b; translation: MSATTAMDINAEARRILAVSISKLYASRTQRGGLRLHRSLLLSMVMRSARDIYHSSRENEGTSGAHQAPEEPMDTGSNPAEQTEPAPHVEPQSEPCATEPINDRLDDEVNEDKENLSPSRHSRKRRGKTSVAPDFLPSKRARLEPGEERYATPVGSCRAADSLTALSLNRVIPAF